One part of the Cyclobacteriaceae bacterium genome encodes these proteins:
- the treS gene encoding maltose alpha-D-glucosyltransferase, with protein MSAPKINESLWFKDAIFYEVSVRAFYDSNNDGIGDFNGLVQKLDYLEDLGVNTLWLLPFYPSPLKDDGYDVTDHYEIHPDYGTLSDFKSFLKEAHARGIRVITELVLNHTSDQHPWFKRARKAKAGSRYREFYVWSDTPDKYKEARLIVQDDESSNWTWDPEAKAYYWHRFYRHQPELNYDNPEVQMEMIKVIDFWMKMGVDGFRLPSAPFLFEEEGTSCENLPQTHTFLRRIRAHIDKHYKNRILISEANLWPEDAASYFGDGQECHMNFNYPLMPRLFLGLRTEDSYPIVDILEQTPDTPPNSQWALFLRNHDELGLEMVTEEEKDYLFKAYANDPHTKYNLGIRRRLAPLLNNDRKKIELLHTILLSLPGSPVLYYGDEIGMGDNIYLGDRFGVRTPMQWSMNVNAGFSNANPQKLYLPVITDPIYRYESVNVATQDENPSSLLWWVRQVIAMRKRLNVFGRGEMKFIESTNSKVLCFLRSYEKQRIILVANLSQFSQFTTLNLTEFKDCDVTEVFSQNRFMNVGEGQYSITIGAYGYYWLQLDTVDKKTKPETSGELPLFATDLSWEKVFNSYNEKRQFERKILPPFMKKCRWFGGKAKVISKMGIEKMIPLKVSGQTHYLTLVEVHYVQRLPELYFIPLTFAPADTVIDRVEYHAQSVICRAEIQDEVGFVMDSSYDKLFRDHLLINMDKKARIKFDDGVLEFNSSVFNKISIDGAVDSKVLKADQSNTAIIYNEKYFFKFYRKLEREINPDLEIVRFLSENTSFTNSPKYAGSIEFKDDEDRVIVFGLLQEKVENQGEAWSMTIDSVGRFYERVITKAKKEKLPKLINKSSIAFEEAPELIQEFIGRGFYERVVRLGQRTAEMHLALASDQSNPAFAPEPFTANYQRSLYSSLRKLVRDRFNLLESSLAKLDPEVRELAMKVLAMENEVLECFKEIYEVRINAMKTRIHGDYHLGQVLFTGKDFVIIDFEGEPGFSFSERRLKKNPLKDVAGMMRSFQYAAFGKILLNENYRDRDMEFLESWAEQWQHYVSRFYFGAYLERLGLGKELSYENEVLIRTFLIEKAIYELGYELNGRPDWVVIPLRGISYHMNRYMQAKEERESKKKGKK; from the coding sequence ATGAGTGCACCAAAAATTAATGAATCGCTATGGTTTAAAGATGCCATTTTTTACGAGGTATCGGTACGTGCATTTTACGATAGTAACAACGATGGTATTGGCGACTTTAACGGGTTGGTGCAGAAACTTGATTACCTGGAAGACCTGGGTGTTAACACCCTCTGGCTTTTGCCATTTTACCCTTCACCATTAAAGGATGACGGTTACGATGTTACCGACCATTATGAAATCCATCCCGACTATGGTACCCTGTCTGATTTTAAATCATTTTTAAAAGAAGCCCATGCGCGTGGTATCCGGGTTATCACTGAACTTGTCCTTAACCATACTTCCGACCAGCATCCGTGGTTTAAGCGTGCACGCAAAGCTAAAGCCGGCTCACGCTACCGCGAATTTTATGTATGGAGCGATACACCTGATAAATACAAAGAAGCCCGGCTTATTGTACAGGATGATGAATCTTCCAACTGGACGTGGGATCCGGAAGCCAAAGCATATTACTGGCACCGCTTTTATCGTCATCAGCCAGAATTAAATTACGATAACCCCGAAGTGCAAATGGAGATGATCAAGGTCATCGACTTTTGGATGAAAATGGGTGTTGACGGATTCCGGTTACCTTCTGCACCTTTTTTGTTTGAGGAAGAGGGGACCAGTTGTGAAAACCTTCCGCAAACGCATACCTTTTTAAGGCGCATACGCGCGCACATCGACAAGCATTACAAAAACAGGATTTTGATTTCGGAGGCTAACCTCTGGCCTGAAGATGCGGCCTCGTATTTTGGCGATGGGCAAGAGTGCCACATGAATTTTAATTATCCGTTAATGCCACGGCTTTTCCTGGGGTTGCGAACGGAAGATAGCTATCCTATTGTAGATATCCTGGAGCAAACACCCGATACGCCCCCAAATAGTCAGTGGGCGTTGTTCTTGCGTAACCACGATGAACTGGGGTTGGAGATGGTAACCGAAGAGGAAAAGGATTACCTGTTTAAAGCCTACGCCAACGATCCGCACACCAAGTACAACCTGGGTATCCGCAGGCGGTTGGCACCGCTGTTGAACAACGATCGTAAAAAGATTGAATTGCTCCACACCATTTTGCTTTCATTGCCCGGATCACCCGTATTGTATTATGGCGATGAAATTGGCATGGGCGATAACATTTATTTAGGCGACCGCTTTGGCGTGCGTACACCCATGCAATGGAGTATGAACGTTAATGCAGGGTTTTCAAACGCTAACCCGCAAAAGCTTTACCTGCCGGTTATCACCGATCCGATTTACCGGTACGAGTCTGTAAATGTGGCCACACAGGATGAAAACCCATCTTCGTTGCTGTGGTGGGTGCGGCAGGTGATTGCCATGCGCAAACGCCTGAACGTTTTTGGTCGGGGTGAAATGAAATTCATTGAAAGCACCAATAGTAAAGTGCTTTGTTTTTTGCGCTCGTATGAAAAGCAACGCATAATTTTGGTGGCCAACCTGTCGCAGTTTTCGCAATTCACAACGCTTAACCTAACCGAATTTAAAGATTGTGATGTAACCGAAGTGTTCAGCCAAAACCGGTTTATGAACGTTGGTGAAGGTCAGTATTCAATAACCATAGGTGCTTATGGTTACTATTGGTTACAATTGGATACGGTTGACAAGAAAACCAAACCCGAAACCAGCGGTGAACTTCCACTCTTCGCAACGGATCTTTCATGGGAGAAGGTTTTTAATTCCTATAATGAGAAGCGCCAGTTCGAACGGAAAATACTTCCTCCCTTTATGAAAAAGTGCCGGTGGTTTGGCGGTAAAGCTAAAGTCATCAGCAAAATGGGTATCGAAAAAATGATACCCCTCAAAGTGAGCGGTCAAACTCACTACCTTACCCTGGTGGAAGTGCATTACGTACAGCGTTTGCCCGAGTTATATTTCATCCCGCTTACGTTTGCCCCGGCAGATACCGTTATTGACCGGGTGGAGTACCATGCTCAAAGTGTGATCTGCCGTGCTGAAATTCAGGACGAGGTGGGCTTTGTGATGGACAGCAGCTATGATAAACTATTCCGCGACCACTTGCTGATTAACATGGACAAAAAAGCGCGCATAAAATTTGACGATGGTGTGCTGGAGTTCAACTCAAGTGTATTTAATAAGATCAGCATAGACGGAGCAGTAGACTCAAAAGTGCTGAAGGCCGACCAAAGCAACACGGCCATCATTTATAACGAAAAGTACTTTTTTAAATTCTATCGCAAGCTGGAGCGTGAAATCAATCCAGACCTGGAAATTGTCCGCTTTCTTTCTGAAAATACAAGCTTTACCAATAGCCCTAAATATGCGGGCAGTATTGAATTTAAAGATGACGAAGATCGTGTTATTGTATTTGGCCTGTTGCAGGAGAAAGTGGAGAACCAGGGCGAGGCGTGGAGCATGACCATAGATTCGGTAGGGCGGTTTTATGAACGTGTAATCACAAAAGCTAAAAAAGAGAAATTGCCCAAGCTTATCAATAAATCAAGCATTGCCTTTGAAGAAGCCCCTGAACTCATACAGGAATTTATAGGGCGTGGTTTTTATGAACGTGTAGTGCGCCTGGGGCAGCGAACGGCCGAAATGCACCTGGCTTTGGCTTCCGATCAAAGCAATCCTGCTTTTGCACCTGAGCCATTCACGGCCAATTATCAACGATCATTGTATTCTTCGCTACGCAAGCTCGTGCGCGATAGGTTTAATTTATTGGAGTCATCGCTGGCAAAGCTTGATCCTGAAGTTCGCGAGCTGGCCATGAAAGTGTTGGCTATGGAAAATGAGGTGCTTGAGTGCTTCAAGGAAATTTATGAAGTACGTATTAATGCAATGAAAACACGCATCCATGGCGATTATCATTTGGGGCAGGTGCTGTTTACCGGTAAGGACTTTGTGATTATAGACTTTGAGGGCGAACCAGGTTTCTCTTTCAGCGAGCGCAGGTTAAAGAAAAACCCGCTGAAGGATGTTGCGGGCATGATGCGTTCATTTCAGTATGCAGCTTTTGGAAAAATTTTACTGAATGAAAATTACCGCGACCGTGACATGGAATTTTTGGAGTCGTGGGCCGAGCAGTGGCAGCATTATGTAAGTCGCTTTTATTTTGGTGCGTACCTGGAGCGTTTGGGCCTTGGTAAAGAACTTTCGTACGAGAATGAAGTGCTTATCAGGACGTTCCTGATTGAAAAAGCAATTTATGAACTGGGTTATGAATTAAACGGCCGCCCGGATTGGGTTGTTATTCCGCTGCGTGGAATCAGTTATCACATGAACCGGTACATGCAGGCTAAAGAAGAACGGGAAAGTAAGAAAAAGGGGAAGAAGTAA
- the pfkA gene encoding 6-phosphofructokinase, translating into MSSSIQRIGVFTSGGDAPGMNAAIRAVVRTGIFHNKEVFGIMQGYEGMIEGDVVKLGARSVGNILQRGGTILKTARSEEFKTKEGRKKAYDELRKVGIDALIAIGGDGTFTGLHALYNEFKMPSLCIPGTIDNDIAGTDYTIGFDTATNTAVEAIDKIRDTALSHNRLFFIEVMGRNSGYIALYSGVAGGAGAIIIPESETSFERVYELLTAGEITNKRSNLVVIAEGSKIGGANEIARKVAERTSYFDIKVTILGHLQRGGSPTYFDRVLASRMGVAAVEGVLAGQTDAMVGIRDNKIVFNAFDAVMNRPHDIDHDMMRIAKILSI; encoded by the coding sequence ATGTCATCATCTATTCAACGAATTGGCGTATTTACCTCAGGAGGAGACGCACCCGGAATGAATGCCGCCATACGCGCAGTTGTGCGTACCGGAATTTTTCACAACAAAGAAGTTTTTGGGATCATGCAGGGATATGAGGGCATGATTGAAGGTGACGTTGTAAAACTTGGCGCCCGTTCAGTGGGCAACATACTGCAGCGCGGTGGAACCATTTTAAAAACAGCCCGAAGCGAAGAATTCAAAACAAAAGAAGGTAGAAAGAAAGCCTACGATGAGTTGCGCAAGGTAGGTATCGATGCATTGATTGCCATTGGCGGTGACGGTACGTTTACCGGTTTGCATGCTTTGTATAACGAATTCAAAATGCCTTCACTGTGTATACCGGGAACCATCGATAACGATATTGCAGGTACCGATTATACCATAGGCTTCGACACGGCAACCAATACTGCAGTGGAGGCGATCGATAAAATACGCGATACTGCCCTTTCGCATAACCGATTGTTTTTTATTGAAGTAATGGGTCGAAATTCAGGATACATTGCCTTGTACAGCGGTGTGGCGGGTGGCGCTGGCGCTATTATCATACCTGAAAGCGAAACTTCATTTGAACGTGTTTATGAATTGCTCACCGCTGGCGAAATAACCAATAAACGATCAAACCTTGTAGTGATCGCTGAGGGTTCAAAAATTGGCGGAGCCAACGAAATTGCCCGCAAGGTGGCAGAACGTACTTCGTACTTTGATATTAAAGTAACCATACTCGGCCACCTGCAGCGTGGCGGGTCACCTACATATTTCGATCGTGTGTTGGCCAGCAGAATGGGTGTTGCTGCCGTAGAAGGCGTACTGGCCGGGCAAACAGATGCCATGGTAGGTATTCGCGACAACAAAATTGTTTTTAATGCCTTTGATGCTGTTATGAACCGACCCCATGATATTGATCACGATATGATGCGGATCGCCAAAATACTTTCCATTTAA
- the glgB gene encoding 1,4-alpha-glucan branching protein GlgB, with amino-acid sequence MTITMGKKKKISSEASIAADVYTRFTDFDIHLFKTGKHFKLYEKMGSFPVDFNGKKGTYFAVWAPNARAVSVIGNFNYWNSESHKLSPRWDESGIWEGFFPGVHSGEAYKYAVHSNTGDFLEKADPFAMFAETPPKTASIIWDTDYKWKDAKWLDKRKSETGKPKPYSVYEVHFGSWRRKFEDGNRSLSYREMADELVAYVTDLGFTHVEFLPIMEHPFFGSWGYQITGYFAPSSRFGSPEEFMYLVDSLHQAGIGVILDWVPSHFPGDEHGLYKFDGTHLYEHSDPRKGFHPDWKSYIFNYGRNEVRSILISNAVYWLDRYHIDGLRVDAVASMLYLDYSRKEGEWIPNQYGGRENIESIVFLKEFNEVAYSQFPDIVTFAEESTAWPGVSKPTYLGGLGFGQKWMMGWMHDTLKYFKNDPIHRRYHQNEITFSIMYAFTENFMLPLSHDEVVHGKGSLLGRMPGDEWRRFANLRLMFSYMYTHPGTKLLFMGGEFGQSAEWNHDQSLDWHLLQYPNHQGVYQLMKDLNALYKTEAALYHYAFDDRGFEWVDYSDHQNSVIIYQRKSDKKEDLLLVTCNFTPETRSHYRVGVPYRGQWREIFNSDDMKYGGSGVLNQGALFTSPIKYHQKDYSLSLTLPPLGISVLKLEKEEAEFELE; translated from the coding sequence ATGACGATTACTATGGGTAAAAAGAAAAAAATATCATCCGAAGCAAGTATTGCCGCAGATGTTTACACCCGGTTTACAGATTTTGACATACACCTGTTTAAAACCGGCAAGCATTTTAAGCTCTATGAAAAAATGGGGTCTTTTCCGGTTGATTTTAACGGTAAGAAAGGAACCTACTTTGCCGTGTGGGCACCCAATGCCCGAGCTGTCTCTGTGATTGGAAACTTTAATTACTGGAATAGCGAAAGCCATAAACTTTCTCCGCGGTGGGATGAATCCGGAATATGGGAAGGTTTCTTTCCCGGTGTACATAGTGGTGAGGCCTACAAGTATGCTGTCCACTCCAATACAGGTGATTTTCTGGAGAAGGCTGATCCCTTTGCCATGTTCGCTGAAACACCACCCAAAACAGCTTCTATTATTTGGGACACTGACTATAAATGGAAAGATGCTAAATGGCTTGACAAGCGGAAATCTGAAACCGGTAAGCCGAAACCCTATTCGGTTTATGAAGTGCACTTTGGCTCGTGGAGAAGAAAGTTCGAAGACGGAAACCGCTCATTGAGCTACCGCGAAATGGCCGATGAGTTGGTGGCGTATGTTACTGATCTTGGTTTTACACATGTAGAGTTCCTGCCCATTATGGAGCATCCGTTCTTTGGATCGTGGGGCTATCAGATCACCGGTTATTTTGCCCCATCAAGCCGCTTTGGTTCTCCTGAAGAATTTATGTACTTAGTCGATAGCCTCCACCAGGCCGGTATTGGTGTTATCCTTGATTGGGTGCCTTCACATTTTCCGGGCGATGAACATGGCTTGTATAAATTTGACGGCACACACCTGTACGAACATTCCGATCCCCGTAAGGGTTTTCATCCCGACTGGAAGAGTTATATTTTTAATTACGGCCGCAACGAAGTGCGTTCCATCCTCATCAGCAACGCTGTGTATTGGCTCGACCGCTATCATATTGACGGGCTTCGTGTAGATGCTGTAGCCAGCATGTTGTACCTGGATTACTCCCGTAAGGAAGGTGAATGGATACCGAACCAATATGGTGGTCGCGAAAATATTGAGTCCATTGTTTTCCTGAAAGAGTTTAATGAAGTTGCCTATTCACAATTTCCGGATATTGTAACCTTTGCCGAGGAATCAACGGCATGGCCAGGGGTTTCAAAACCAACCTATTTAGGCGGGCTCGGTTTTGGACAGAAGTGGATGATGGGCTGGATGCACGACACGCTAAAATATTTTAAGAACGATCCGATCCATCGCAGGTACCACCAGAATGAAATTACCTTTAGCATCATGTATGCCTTTACTGAAAACTTTATGTTACCATTATCGCACGATGAAGTGGTGCATGGTAAAGGTTCATTGTTAGGGCGTATGCCCGGTGATGAATGGCGGAGGTTTGCCAATTTGCGCTTGATGTTTTCGTACATGTATACACATCCTGGAACAAAACTTTTGTTCATGGGCGGGGAGTTTGGGCAATCGGCCGAGTGGAACCATGACCAGAGCCTGGACTGGCACTTGTTGCAATATCCTAATCATCAGGGTGTTTACCAGTTAATGAAAGATTTGAACGCGTTGTATAAAACAGAGGCCGCGCTTTATCATTATGCTTTTGACGACCGTGGGTTTGAATGGGTAGATTACTCCGACCATCAGAATAGCGTAATTATTTACCAGCGCAAATCCGATAAGAAAGAAGATTTATTGTTGGTAACCTGCAATTTCACACCCGAAACACGGAGCCATTACCGGGTAGGCGTGCCTTACCGGGGCCAGTGGCGGGAAATTTTTAATTCCGATGACATGAAGTATGGCGGAAGCGGTGTGTTAAACCAGGGGGCATTGTTTACCTCTCCCATAAAATACCACCAAAAAGATTATTCCCTATCGCTTACACTGCCACCGTTGGGTATATCCGTGCTAAAACTGGAAAAAGAAGAGGCAGAATTTGAACTGGAGTAA
- a CDS encoding ROK family protein, with product MKEITIGIDIGGTNTKFGIVDRAGNVLFQDRIKTQEHEEVFDLVNDLAKAIKESITNLGNDYSLVGIGVGAANGNYYKGTIEHATNLKWKGIIPLADMLSKPFGVPTLVTNDANAAAVGEMVYGAARNMKDFVVITLGTGLGSGFVCNGQLINGKHGIAGELGHTTVNYAGRYCNCGKRGCLETYVSATGIKRSVYKLLADHLEPSELRGISFDNLNTKMITEAAIRGDIVAREAFEYTGRILGTKLAETVVHTDPEAIFLFGGLSLAGDLIFKPTIKHMEANLMPVFRGKVKILPSGLQNQAAPILGASSLVWNYLEEKGKVHA from the coding sequence ATGAAGGAGATTACCATCGGTATTGACATTGGAGGAACAAACACCAAGTTTGGTATTGTGGACCGTGCTGGAAATGTATTGTTTCAGGATCGGATTAAAACACAGGAACATGAAGAAGTTTTTGATCTGGTTAATGATTTGGCTAAGGCCATAAAAGAATCTATAACTAACCTGGGTAACGATTACTCGTTAGTGGGTATTGGTGTTGGTGCAGCAAACGGCAACTACTACAAAGGCACCATTGAACATGCCACTAACCTGAAATGGAAAGGAATTATTCCTTTGGCTGATATGCTTTCTAAACCCTTTGGAGTACCAACCCTGGTTACCAACGATGCCAATGCAGCCGCAGTGGGTGAAATGGTATACGGTGCAGCACGAAACATGAAAGATTTTGTTGTCATAACACTGGGAACGGGGTTAGGTAGTGGCTTTGTCTGCAATGGACAACTCATTAATGGCAAACATGGCATAGCCGGAGAACTCGGTCATACTACAGTGAATTATGCAGGCCGGTATTGTAATTGCGGAAAACGAGGTTGCCTTGAAACCTATGTTTCGGCTACGGGCATTAAGCGATCGGTATACAAACTTCTTGCCGATCACCTTGAGCCAAGCGAACTTCGGGGTATCAGCTTTGATAACCTGAACACAAAAATGATTACCGAGGCGGCAATCCGTGGAGACATTGTTGCCCGTGAAGCTTTTGAATATACAGGCCGAATACTCGGAACCAAGCTTGCCGAAACCGTTGTGCATACCGATCCCGAAGCAATTTTTTTATTTGGTGGCCTTTCGCTCGCAGGCGACCTGATCTTCAAGCCTACCATTAAACACATGGAGGCTAACCTGATGCCGGTGTTTAGAGGAAAAGTTAAAATTCTTCCCTCCGGACTTCAGAACCAGGCAGCACCAATTTTAGGGGCAAGCAGTCTGGTGTGGAATTACCTGGAGGAAAAAGGAAAGGTTCACGCCTGA
- a CDS encoding Crp/Fnr family transcriptional regulator — protein MEINELESSPKLKAKLEDFGMSKTFKEGEVILNENAYIKSIPIVTKGSIRVLRTDEDGREILLYYIKAGESCIMSFLGGMHQDTSKVKAVAEEETEILFIPIDKVSLLIKEYPEWLDYIFRLYHKRFEELLDVVNAIAFKKLDERLLDFIHKKVELAKSNTLNITHEQLANELGTARVVVSRLLKRMEEEGLVTLGRNKITVA, from the coding sequence ATGGAAATTAACGAGTTAGAATCATCGCCAAAACTAAAAGCAAAACTGGAAGACTTTGGCATGAGCAAAACCTTTAAAGAAGGAGAAGTAATATTAAATGAAAACGCATACATCAAATCCATACCCATTGTAACCAAGGGAAGTATTCGGGTACTGCGAACCGATGAAGATGGTCGCGAAATTTTACTGTATTACATTAAGGCTGGCGAAAGTTGTATTATGTCGTTTTTGGGTGGCATGCACCAGGACACCAGCAAAGTAAAAGCCGTAGCCGAAGAAGAAACCGAAATACTTTTTATTCCGATTGATAAGGTAAGCCTGCTGATCAAAGAATATCCGGAATGGCTCGATTACATTTTCCGATTGTACCACAAGCGTTTTGAAGAATTGCTGGATGTGGTGAATGCCATTGCATTTAAAAAACTAGACGAACGGTTACTGGACTTCATTCATAAGAAAGTTGAGCTGGCTAAAAGCAACACCCTGAATATTACCCATGAACAATTAGCCAACGAGCTCGGTACAGCACGCGTGGTAGTTTCCCGGCTCTTAAAAAGAATGGAGGAAGAAGGATTGGTGACGTTGGGAAGGAATAAGATTACGGTTGCTTGA
- a CDS encoding DUF3536 domain-containing protein, translating to MEKYICIHGHFYQPPRENAWLEVIEVQDSAHPYHDWNERISAECYAPNAASRILEGGVIKNIVNNYSRISFNFGPTLLSWMEEYDRETYEAILQADKESIKTFNGHGSALAQVYNHMIMPLANERDKRTQIVWGIRDFEHRFGRSPEGMWLAETAVDTPTLEALADYNIKFTILAPRQAKAFRRVGDERWDELNGTGINPRKAYQVNLPSGKSISVFFYDGDIAQGVAFNGLLNDGEKFSHRLRNAFDKDDAEPQLVHIATDGESYGHHHKHGDMALAFCLDHIHRLKHNHLMNYGQFLERFPPLYEVQIHENSSWSCAHGVERWRSDCGCSTGGNPTWSQKWRQPLREALDWLRDELIKIYESKAADVLKDPWKARDEYINVILKRNDENIRRFLKDHCAKDVEQNKVFRLMEMQRNALLMYTSCGWFFDEISGIETIQILQYACRAIQLLHQTAGADFEEEFIRKLEKAPSNIESLGNAGNVYRRYVLPSKTNLQRVGMHYAVASLFEDDPEETPVFNYTTANEFFLRKEAGEQILTLGITRVQSNVTRSERRMAFAVVYMGKHNIIGNLALDMDPVDFENMKFRVGTAFDEGRLGDVLGYMQTYFGPDKYTLWQLFKDEKRKVLDMITQQSMRELEESLRRVYNRDYPLVNALSNNDIPIPRAYTTTFEYILNADLVNSFQPEKINVKEIERIMGEMVKWELTIEDPDKIERLAGESIYKELKRISAERSNVKRIERLNRVFPLLQKFKLEPILYKSQNLYFEISKENGSEKPEWVAQFKLLGENLKVKVE from the coding sequence ATGGAGAAGTACATCTGTATTCACGGACATTTTTATCAACCACCCCGCGAAAATGCCTGGCTTGAAGTAATTGAAGTCCAGGACTCCGCCCATCCGTACCACGATTGGAACGAACGCATTTCGGCTGAGTGTTATGCGCCCAATGCTGCCTCGCGGATTTTAGAAGGTGGCGTAATCAAAAATATTGTTAACAACTACAGTCGCATAAGTTTCAACTTTGGCCCCACGTTGCTCTCGTGGATGGAAGAGTATGACCGCGAAACCTACGAGGCCATCCTGCAGGCCGATAAGGAGAGTATCAAAACATTCAATGGACACGGTTCCGCACTGGCACAAGTATATAATCACATGATTATGCCCCTGGCCAATGAGCGCGATAAACGCACACAAATTGTTTGGGGCATCCGCGATTTTGAACATCGCTTTGGCCGATCGCCTGAAGGTATGTGGTTAGCCGAAACCGCGGTTGACACGCCAACCCTTGAAGCGTTGGCTGATTATAATATTAAGTTTACCATACTGGCACCCCGGCAGGCAAAAGCTTTCCGAAGAGTTGGAGATGAACGTTGGGATGAATTGAACGGTACGGGCATCAATCCGCGAAAGGCATACCAGGTTAACCTTCCTTCAGGTAAAAGCATCTCCGTATTTTTTTATGATGGTGACATTGCGCAGGGCGTAGCCTTTAATGGTTTGCTGAACGATGGCGAAAAATTCTCCCACCGGTTGCGAAACGCTTTCGATAAGGATGATGCCGAACCGCAATTGGTTCACATTGCTACCGATGGCGAGTCGTACGGGCACCACCACAAACATGGCGATATGGCGTTGGCGTTTTGCCTGGACCATATCCACCGGCTCAAGCACAATCACCTGATGAACTATGGTCAGTTTTTGGAACGATTCCCTCCGTTGTATGAGGTGCAAATCCATGAAAACAGTTCGTGGAGTTGTGCGCACGGGGTAGAGCGGTGGCGCAGTGACTGCGGTTGTAGCACAGGAGGTAACCCCACCTGGAGCCAAAAGTGGCGACAGCCTCTGCGTGAAGCCCTGGATTGGTTACGCGATGAGTTGATTAAAATTTATGAGTCAAAGGCGGCTGATGTATTGAAAGACCCCTGGAAGGCCCGGGATGAATACATTAATGTGATCCTGAAGCGCAACGATGAAAACATACGCAGGTTTTTAAAGGATCATTGCGCTAAAGATGTAGAGCAGAATAAAGTCTTCCGGCTGATGGAAATGCAACGTAATGCCTTGCTCATGTACACGAGTTGCGGATGGTTTTTTGACGAGATATCAGGAATTGAAACCATTCAGATATTGCAGTATGCGTGTCGTGCCATTCAACTGTTGCATCAAACAGCCGGGGCTGATTTTGAAGAGGAATTTATCCGGAAACTTGAAAAAGCACCAAGCAATATTGAATCGTTGGGCAATGCAGGCAATGTGTACAGGCGTTATGTATTGCCCTCTAAAACCAACCTTCAACGAGTGGGCATGCACTATGCAGTGGCCTCGTTGTTTGAAGATGATCCTGAGGAGACACCGGTATTTAATTACACTACGGCCAACGAATTCTTTTTGCGCAAGGAGGCCGGAGAGCAAATACTAACGCTCGGCATAACACGAGTACAGTCCAACGTAACCCGCTCCGAAAGGCGAATGGCATTTGCCGTGGTATATATGGGCAAGCATAATATTATTGGCAACCTGGCACTGGATATGGATCCGGTTGATTTTGAGAACATGAAGTTTCGGGTAGGAACCGCCTTCGATGAAGGCCGGTTGGGCGATGTATTGGGATACATGCAGACCTACTTTGGCCCGGATAAATATACCTTGTGGCAATTGTTCAAGGATGAAAAGCGCAAGGTGCTGGATATGATTACCCAGCAAAGTATGCGCGAGTTGGAGGAATCGTTGCGCAGGGTATATAACCGCGATTATCCGCTCGTGAATGCTTTATCAAACAACGATATACCGATACCGCGTGCGTACACCACTACGTTTGAATACATTCTTAATGCCGACCTGGTGAATTCATTTCAGCCGGAAAAAATCAATGTAAAAGAGATTGAGCGCATTATGGGCGAAATGGTGAAATGGGAACTAACCATTGAAGACCCGGATAAAATTGAACGCCTGGCAGGGGAGAGTATTTATAAAGAACTCAAGCGCATCAGTGCCGAGCGAAGTAACGTAAAACGCATTGAGCGGTTGAACAGGGTGTTTCCACTGCTGCAAAAATTCAAACTGGAACCCATTCTCTATAAAAGTCAAAACCTGTATTTCGAAATTTCCAAAGAAAATGGTTCTGAAAAACCAGAGTGGGTTGCACAGTTTAAATTACTAGGCGAGAATTTGAAGGTAAAGGTGGAGTAA